One window from the genome of Longimicrobium sp. encodes:
- a CDS encoding DegT/DnrJ/EryC1/StrS family aminotransferase: MIEKLAREQRFLRPVLPYGTAREAQQVFLEAARLAEDEVVLLPAFIGWSAREGSGLFDPIQNLGLAYRFYPVTADLRVDVDAFAELLRRERVGVVILVHYFGYVDPAYPVLVELAREHGARLVLEDEAHAMLSDWVGAICGREGDACIVSLHKLFPVATGGALVFNSPRHEMLGRIGAPAAPGALDFDFAGIARRRVRNAALVEELLPELADEVVPLWPGLPDGVVPQTYPVVIRRASRNDLYFRMNEAGFGVVSLYHTLVKELSVDDFPASHQLARRIMNLPVHQDAEPHQIRAMMEELGRQVRALPQTD; the protein is encoded by the coding sequence GTGATCGAAAAGCTCGCGCGTGAGCAGCGGTTCCTGCGCCCCGTGCTCCCCTACGGAACGGCGCGCGAGGCGCAGCAGGTGTTCCTGGAAGCGGCGCGGCTGGCCGAGGACGAGGTGGTCCTCCTTCCGGCGTTCATCGGCTGGTCGGCGCGCGAGGGGTCCGGGCTGTTCGATCCCATCCAGAACCTGGGGCTGGCGTACCGCTTCTACCCGGTCACGGCCGACCTGCGCGTGGACGTCGATGCCTTCGCGGAGCTGCTGCGCAGGGAGCGAGTCGGCGTCGTGATCCTGGTGCACTACTTCGGCTACGTCGATCCCGCCTACCCCGTGCTGGTTGAGCTGGCGCGCGAGCACGGCGCTCGGCTGGTGCTGGAAGACGAGGCGCACGCCATGCTCAGCGACTGGGTGGGCGCCATCTGTGGGCGCGAGGGCGACGCGTGCATCGTGTCGCTCCACAAGCTGTTTCCCGTGGCCACGGGCGGCGCGCTCGTCTTCAACTCACCACGGCACGAGATGCTGGGCCGCATCGGAGCGCCCGCCGCGCCCGGTGCCCTCGATTTCGACTTTGCCGGCATCGCGCGGCGGCGGGTGCGCAACGCGGCATTGGTCGAGGAGCTGCTCCCGGAGCTTGCGGACGAGGTGGTCCCGCTCTGGCCGGGGCTCCCCGACGGTGTGGTGCCGCAGACCTACCCCGTGGTGATCCGGCGCGCGTCGCGGAACGACCTCTACTTCCGCATGAACGAGGCGGGCTTCGGCGTCGTGAGCCTGTACCACACGCTGGTGAAGGAGCTGTCGGTGGACGACTTTCCCGCATCGCACCAGCTCGCGCGGCGGATCATGAACCTTCCCGTGCACCAGGATGCCGAGCCGCACCAGATCCGGGCGATGATGGAGGAGCTGGGCCGCCAGGTGAGGGCGCTCCCCCAGACGGACTGA
- a CDS encoding formyl transferase, producing the protein MTASRRVVLLCGPGPSTHIVHHALTRELGPIDTVMETVPTRWFLLRRRVKKLGLATVAGQLPFQAAVVPLLRRASAGRIEAIKREHGLDDSPIQGPITHVPSVNTDEAREVLRRLDPAVVVVNGTRIIARKTLDCVAAPFVNMHAGITPAYRGVHGGYWALAEGRPELAGTTIHFVDEGIDTGGIIAQGRFSVTPEDSFATYPYLHLAAGVPLLVRTVRGILDGNLQRDPIPEGLASRLRTHPTLWGYAAARLRGVR; encoded by the coding sequence GTGACCGCGTCGCGCAGGGTGGTGCTGCTGTGCGGCCCCGGCCCCTCCACCCACATCGTGCACCACGCGCTCACGCGCGAGCTGGGCCCCATCGACACCGTCATGGAAACGGTGCCCACGCGCTGGTTCCTGCTGCGGCGCCGCGTCAAGAAGCTGGGGCTCGCCACGGTGGCGGGGCAGCTCCCCTTCCAGGCGGCGGTGGTTCCCCTCCTGCGCCGCGCCAGCGCCGGGCGCATCGAGGCGATCAAGCGCGAGCACGGGCTGGACGACTCCCCCATCCAGGGCCCCATCACCCACGTCCCCTCCGTCAACACGGACGAGGCGCGCGAGGTGCTGCGGCGGCTGGACCCGGCGGTGGTAGTGGTCAACGGCACGCGCATCATCGCCCGCAAGACGCTGGACTGCGTGGCGGCGCCGTTCGTGAACATGCACGCCGGCATCACCCCCGCCTACCGCGGCGTGCACGGCGGCTACTGGGCGCTGGCGGAGGGGCGCCCCGAGCTGGCGGGCACAACGATCCACTTCGTGGACGAGGGGATCGACACCGGCGGCATCATCGCGCAGGGCCGCTTCAGCGTGACGCCGGAGGACTCCTTCGCCACGTACCCCTACCTGCACCTGGCCGCGGGTGTCCCGCTCCTGGTGCGCACCGTCCGCGGCATTCTGGACGGCAACCTCCAGCGCGACCCCATTCCGGAGGGGCTGGCCTCCCGCCTGCGCACGCACCCCACGCTCTGGGGGTACGCCGCGGCGCGCCTGCGCGGGGTGCGGTGA
- a CDS encoding GNAT family N-acetyltransferase: protein MSVRVRPATADDAGAMVAVIREGFAPELLDAMIYGCAGMDRFIRDELELPADLCDRTYTVAERDGRVLGCVELRRLPGTLILNYIAVAAELRSSGVARRLLLEAIVQAGGERYGTLALDVFTDNDVARGWYQRLGLAGSDRAAWWSVPMPDAAPGAPHAVVNGFPQAQASQLRFGFSQLDVATPDGSYAVGRMGAKWFRLSQAAALRDPALLATLRLLDPARGLLLILPEGQLPAEAAPGAVRLTESVRMSIAIPELLGRLRQAR from the coding sequence GTGAGCGTGCGGGTGCGCCCCGCCACGGCGGACGACGCCGGGGCGATGGTGGCGGTGATCCGCGAGGGCTTCGCGCCCGAGCTGCTCGACGCCATGATCTACGGGTGCGCGGGGATGGACCGCTTCATCCGCGACGAGCTGGAGCTTCCCGCTGACCTCTGCGACCGCACGTACACCGTGGCGGAGCGGGACGGGCGCGTGCTGGGGTGCGTGGAGCTGCGCCGCCTGCCGGGCACGCTCATCCTCAACTACATCGCGGTGGCCGCGGAGCTGCGCTCGTCGGGCGTCGCGCGACGGCTCCTGCTGGAGGCCATCGTGCAGGCGGGCGGCGAGCGCTACGGCACCCTGGCGCTGGACGTCTTCACCGACAACGACGTGGCGCGGGGCTGGTACCAGCGGCTGGGCCTCGCCGGGTCCGACCGCGCGGCGTGGTGGAGCGTGCCGATGCCGGACGCCGCCCCCGGTGCGCCGCACGCCGTCGTGAACGGCTTCCCACAGGCGCAGGCGTCGCAGCTCCGCTTCGGCTTCTCGCAGCTCGACGTCGCCACGCCGGACGGCAGCTACGCCGTGGGCCGCATGGGAGCGAAGTGGTTCCGCCTGTCGCAGGCGGCCGCCCTGCGCGACCCCGCACTGCTCGCCACGCTTCGGCTGCTGGACCCCGCGCGCGGGCTGCTCCTGATCCTTCCCGAAGGGCAGCTCCCCGCCGAGGCCGCCCCCGGCGCCGTCCGGCTGACGGAGAGCGTGCGGATGTCCATCGCCATCCCCGAGCTCCTCGGCCGGCTGCGGCAGGCCCGCTGA
- a CDS encoding GNAT family N-acetyltransferase, which yields MSDSGFTVLDAAVEEERREWLGMWEAWPLREVFAHPDYVALYAEEGTGRARCAVLRSGGASVLYPFVQRDLRGEKFWDPSVGPASDLISPYGYGGAYAWGDAPADLAANFWVRFDEWARGEKVVSEFVRFSLFREILLDYPGTREERQDNVVRSLDLDEERMWMDFEHKVRKNVKRAQRSGVTVELDPDGARLGDFLRIYQSTMDRREADSRYYFPRSYFERLQRGLAGQYMYFHALLGGEVVSTELVLVSAENVYSFLGGTDPEAFATRPNDLLKHEIIRWAAGEGKRRFVLGGGYQKDDGIYRYKLAFAPGGATPYHVGYRVLDPELYAALSRNRPGEPVPEASAGGYFPAYRA from the coding sequence ATGAGCGACAGCGGTTTCACGGTTCTGGACGCGGCGGTCGAGGAAGAACGGCGGGAGTGGCTCGGGATGTGGGAGGCGTGGCCGCTGCGCGAGGTGTTCGCGCATCCGGACTACGTGGCGCTCTACGCGGAAGAGGGCACCGGGCGCGCGCGCTGCGCCGTCCTGCGCTCCGGCGGCGCGTCCGTGCTCTACCCGTTCGTCCAGCGCGACCTGCGCGGCGAGAAGTTCTGGGATCCGTCCGTGGGGCCCGCGAGCGACCTGATCAGCCCCTACGGCTACGGCGGCGCCTACGCGTGGGGCGACGCGCCCGCGGACCTCGCGGCCAACTTCTGGGTGCGCTTCGACGAATGGGCACGCGGGGAAAAGGTGGTGTCCGAGTTCGTCCGCTTCTCGCTCTTCCGGGAGATCCTGCTCGACTATCCCGGCACCCGCGAGGAGCGGCAGGACAACGTCGTCCGCTCGCTGGATCTGGACGAGGAGCGGATGTGGATGGACTTCGAGCACAAGGTTCGCAAGAACGTCAAGCGGGCGCAGCGCAGCGGCGTAACCGTGGAGCTGGACCCGGACGGCGCGCGGCTCGGCGACTTCCTCCGCATCTACCAGTCGACGATGGACCGGCGGGAGGCCGATTCGCGCTACTACTTCCCGCGGAGCTACTTTGAGCGGCTCCAGCGCGGCCTGGCGGGGCAGTACATGTACTTCCACGCGCTGCTGGGCGGCGAGGTGGTCTCCACCGAGCTGGTGCTCGTGTCCGCGGAGAACGTGTACTCCTTTCTGGGCGGCACCGATCCGGAGGCGTTCGCCACGCGCCCCAACGACCTGCTCAAGCACGAGATCATCCGCTGGGCGGCGGGCGAGGGAAAGCGGCGCTTCGTGCTGGGGGGCGGCTATCAAAAGGATGATGGCATCTACCGGTACAAGCTGGCGTTCGCGCCCGGCGGGGCCACGCCGTACCACGTGGGATACCGCGTGCTGGACCCGGAGCTGTACGCCGCCCTGTCGCGCAACCGGCCGGGCGAGCCGGTGCCCGAAGCGTCCGCCGGCGGCTACTTTCCCGCGTACCGGGCCTAG
- a CDS encoding polysaccharide deacetylase family protein, whose product MTTLRTPGFGALVISLDFELHWGVRDHKTADGPYRANLLGAREAVLRMLELFGELGVAATWATVGFLFARSRDELERFSPALRPGYRDAALDPYGEPLGQGEADDPLHYAPSLVDAIRRADRQELASHTFSHYYCLEPGQTREQFAADMRSAVEIAAHQGVRMRSIIFPRNQHNPAYSGVLRDAGITCYRGNPPARMYRATHSAGLHPIARMAGLADSYLNLAGTATARWDEVVEPDGLCNVPASRFLRPYNPRRRALEPLRLRRIEGALLHAAREGEIFHLWWHPHNFGTYLEENMAILRRILECYRRCSDSHGMRSLTMEEVAEQALACGAPA is encoded by the coding sequence TTGACCACTCTGCGCACCCCCGGCTTCGGGGCTCTGGTGATCTCGCTCGACTTCGAGCTGCACTGGGGTGTACGCGACCACAAGACGGCGGACGGACCGTACCGCGCGAACCTGCTGGGCGCGCGCGAGGCGGTGCTCCGCATGCTGGAGCTGTTCGGCGAGCTCGGGGTGGCGGCCACCTGGGCCACCGTGGGCTTCCTCTTCGCGCGCAGCCGCGACGAGCTGGAGCGCTTCTCGCCTGCCCTGCGCCCCGGCTACCGCGACGCCGCGCTCGATCCCTACGGCGAGCCGCTGGGCCAGGGCGAGGCGGACGACCCGCTGCACTATGCGCCCAGCCTGGTGGACGCCATCCGCCGTGCGGACCGGCAGGAGCTGGCCAGCCACACCTTTTCGCACTACTACTGCCTGGAGCCGGGGCAGACGCGCGAGCAGTTCGCGGCCGACATGCGGAGCGCCGTGGAGATCGCGGCGCACCAGGGGGTGCGCATGCGCTCCATCATCTTTCCGCGCAACCAGCACAACCCTGCCTACTCCGGGGTGCTGCGCGACGCCGGGATCACCTGCTACCGCGGCAACCCGCCCGCGCGGATGTACCGGGCCACCCACTCCGCCGGGCTGCACCCCATAGCGCGCATGGCGGGGCTGGCCGACTCGTACCTGAACCTGGCGGGCACCGCCACGGCGCGGTGGGACGAGGTGGTGGAGCCGGACGGGCTCTGCAACGTGCCCGCGAGCCGCTTCCTGCGCCCCTACAATCCGCGCCGCCGCGCCCTGGAGCCGCTTCGGCTGCGGCGCATCGAGGGCGCGCTGCTGCACGCCGCCCGCGAAGGGGAGATCTTCCACCTCTGGTGGCACCCGCACAACTTCGGCACGTACCTGGAAGAGAACATGGCCATCCTGCGCCGGATCCTGGAGTGCTACCGGCGGTGCAGCGACTCGCACGGAATGCGCTCGCTCACCATGGAAGAGGTGGCGGAGCAGGCGCTGGCGTGCGGAGCCCCCGCGTGA